The segment CCACGCCTTTGGAAAGAGCAGCCTGGGGACCTTCTTCCTGGTTTTCATGATCGTCACCCTCGTGCTGGGTCTCATGGCGGTGTGGTGGCGAAGGAAGCTGCTGGTCACGGAGAACTCTCTGGAATCGCTCCTGTCGCGGGAGAGTGCATTTCTTCTCACCAACCTCATTTTTTCGGCCATGGCGTTCTCCGTTTTCTGGGGAACCACCTTTCCTGTCCTGTCTGAGATCACAAAAGGGGTTAAGATCACTGTGGGTCCCGGGTTTTACAACCGGGTAAACGTTCCCATTGCTCTTGTCCTGATGGTTCTCATGGGTGTGGGTCCCCTGCTGGTCTGGCGCCGCCCCACCGGGGCCAGGATCGCCAGAGCCTTCACACTGCCGGTGGTCTTTGGGGTAATGGGGGCTTTCGCGGCCTTTGCTTCCGGGATCAGGAACGTGAGTACCATCCTCGTCATGACCTTCTCGGCCCTTATTCTTGGTTCCGTTCTGGTGGAGCTGTACCGGGGGGCTTGCGCACACAGGGGGACAAAGGGTGACCCCCTCCCCCTGGCGGCTTTAAAGGTGGTCCTGGGTAACCGGCGCCGTTATGGCGGCTATATCGTCCATCTGGGTATAGTTCTCATCTTCATGGGTCTTGCGGGGGCACCCCTTACCAGGGAGGTGACCGGAACCATCATTCCCAACGAATCCATCAGCGTGGGGGACTATACTCTGAAGTACATGAACATGAGGTGGGTTCCCACCAAGGACAGGCTGGCGGTAACCACGAGACTGAAGGTCTTTCACAAGGGGCAGGCGTTAGGGTATCTTGTCCCTGAGAGACGCTTTTACGAAAACAGGGAAGACCAGCCCACCAGTGAAGTTTCCATTTTAAGCAACTGGAAAGAGGATCTGTACGTGGCCCTTACCGGATATAACCGGGACGGCCGGGCGAGCTTCAGGATATTGATTAATCCCTTCGTATCCTGGTTGTGGGGCGGGGGCTACGTTGTGGGCTTTGGTGTCCTTCTGGCTGTTTGGCCGCGCAGGCCCAGGGTGCTGCCGGGAAGCCGCGAAGGAGGTAAGCCTTGAATATCTGGACGGCTTTCTTTCTGGTTTTAAGCGTCGTGATCCTGGCTTCACCCCTATTGTCTTCCCCAGATGCTGTGAGGAACGGATCCGCCAGCGGGCGCAGTTATAATGGCAGGCAGGACCCGGAGGATAATGAGCTGGAGCTGGATCTTGCCTCAGGACGGCTTGCCCGGGAAGATTACGAAGCCATGACCGGCCAAAAGGCGGGGCTTATATCTGAAACCGTTGAGGGTGCATTGGAAGGCGATGGAAACCTTTCTTAAGACTGAAGGCCTTGTCAAGCGCTACGGCTACATCAACGCACTGCGGGGAATTGACTTTCAGGTGGACCGGGGTGACTCTGTGGTTCTGTTGGGGCCCAACGGCGCCGGTAAGAGCACCCTCCTGGGTATTCTGGCAGGAAGGGTCAGACCCACTGAAGGCCAGGTGATCCTTCAGGGCGAAACACAAGGAAAGACACTGGGAAAGAGTGCTCTCGCCCGCAGCCTGACAGGCTACCTTGGCCACTCTTCCTTGCTGTATCAGGGACTCACCGCCCGGGAGAACCTCCTGTTCTACGGAAACCTCTATGGTGTTGAGGGGGCGGCTGAAAGATCCGATGAAATGCTTCACTTCATGGGGCTCTGGGAACGCAGGGACGACAAGGTGGGAGGGTTTTCAAGGGGAATGGAGCAGCGTCTTTCCATCGCAAGGTCTCTTCTTCACGACCCGCAACTCATTCTTCTGGACGAACCGTTCAGTGGTCTCGACTTTCAATCCTCCCGCGCCTTCGCTCATGCCCTGAGGCAGCTCAGGGATGGCCGCAGGACCCTCATTATTGCCACCCACGACATGGCTGCGGTGGAGGATCTCGGTGACAGGATAACGATCATGAACAGGGGGCGGATCCTGCACCAGGAAAAAACTCCCCTCCAAGCCTCTGGGAATATTATATCCCTGTACACAGAGATCATACCGGGAGTTAAATAGTGAAGGCCGCTTACGCCATCTTCAGGAAGGATCTGCTTCTGGAGCTCCGGGGTAAGGAGATCGTGATCACCTTGACTGTATTCGCCTTCCTCGTTTTAACAGTCTTTTCCTTTTCCGCTGTACCCGGTTCCACTGCTCCCAGGGAGATGGCCCCTGGAATCCTGTGGATCACCTTCCTCTTCGCCGGCATACTCGGACTTGGACGGGCCTTCGACAGGGAAAGGGAGAACGGCTGCTTCACGGGACTTCTCCTTGCGCCGTGCGACCGGATGCAGGTGTACTGGGGAAAATGTCTTTCAACCCTTGTCTTGCTGATGATCTTCCAGGCCATACTGTGGCCCATCTTCGGCATCCTGTACAGGTACAGCCCGATAAAGGGTGTTGGAGTGGCGTGGGCCGGGATCGTTCTGGGGGATATCGGGTTTGTGGCCCTGGGTGTCATCCTGTCAGCGGTGACCATTCACGCGAGGGGCAGAGAGATCATCCTGCCCCTGCTGCTTCTGCCTCTTAGCCTCCCTGTGCTCGTTGGGGGTGTCAGGGTCCTGACCCTGGCCCTTGGGGGAGGCAGTGGTGACCAGGCTCTGACCTGGATCGGACGGCTGGCTGCTTTTGATGTTATTTTCCTTGTACTGGGGAGCGTGTTGTTTCCGTT is part of the bacterium genome and harbors:
- a CDS encoding heme lyase CcmF/NrfE family subunit is translated as MNAVGDAALIVAFFVSLYGTGAALAGALAGNGGGVLAGRRNLIKSSRLAVYLTFGLLTIASAALLKAFLARDFSLLYVFEYSNRSLSDAYAVTAFWAGQEGSLLLWAWLLALCAALALFLHRDKLRDLMPWATFILLLNTSFFLLLLNFVSHPFALFPGQIPPDGYGLNPLLQNPGMVIHPPTLFIGYVGLAVPYAFALASLLVGRSDSDWIKHTRIWTVVSWFFLGVGILLGAEWAYVELGWGGYWAWDPVENASLMPWLTATAFMHSIMIQQRRGMFKIWNMNLIIITYFLIIFGTFITRSGLISSVHAFGKSSLGTFFLVFMIVTLVLGLMAVWWRRKLLVTENSLESLLSRESAFLLTNLIFSAMAFSVFWGTTFPVLSEITKGVKITVGPGFYNRVNVPIALVLMVLMGVGPLLVWRRPTGARIARAFTLPVVFGVMGAFAAFASGIRNVSTILVMTFSALILGSVLVELYRGACAHRGTKGDPLPLAALKVVLGNRRRYGGYIVHLGIVLIFMGLAGAPLTREVTGTIIPNESISVGDYTLKYMNMRWVPTKDRLAVTTRLKVFHKGQALGYLVPERRFYENREDQPTSEVSILSNWKEDLYVALTGYNRDGRASFRILINPFVSWLWGGGYVVGFGVLLAVWPRRPRVLPGSREGGKP
- a CDS encoding ABC transporter ATP-binding protein, with product METFLKTEGLVKRYGYINALRGIDFQVDRGDSVVLLGPNGAGKSTLLGILAGRVRPTEGQVILQGETQGKTLGKSALARSLTGYLGHSSLLYQGLTARENLLFYGNLYGVEGAAERSDEMLHFMGLWERRDDKVGGFSRGMEQRLSIARSLLHDPQLILLDEPFSGLDFQSSRAFAHALRQLRDGRRTLIIATHDMAAVEDLGDRITIMNRGRILHQEKTPLQASGNIISLYTEIIPGVK
- a CDS encoding heme exporter protein CcmB: MKAAYAIFRKDLLLELRGKEIVITLTVFAFLVLTVFSFSAVPGSTAPREMAPGILWITFLFAGILGLGRAFDRERENGCFTGLLLAPCDRMQVYWGKCLSTLVLLMIFQAILWPIFGILYRYSPIKGVGVAWAGIVLGDIGFVALGVILSAVTIHARGREIILPLLLLPLSLPVLVGGVRVLTLALGGGSGDQALTWIGRLAAFDVIFLVLGSVLFPLVVEE